In Limnobaculum parvum, one DNA window encodes the following:
- the acpP gene encoding acyl carrier protein: MSTIEERVKKIIIEQLGVKEDEVKNAASFVEDLGADSLDTVELVMALEEEFDTEIPDEEAEKITTVQAAIDYITAANA; encoded by the coding sequence ATGAGCACTATCGAAGAACGTGTTAAGAAAATCATTATTGAACAACTGGGTGTTAAAGAAGACGAAGTCAAAAACGCAGCTTCTTTCGTAGAAGACCTGGGTGCTGATTCTCTTGACACTGTAGAGCTAGTTATGGCTCTGGAAGAAGAGTTTGATACTGAGATTCCAGACGAAGAAGCAGAGAAGATTACTACTGTTCAGGCAGCAATTGATTATATCACTGCTGCTAACGCGTAA
- the tmk gene encoding dTMP kinase — MTKGKFIVIEGLEGAGKTTARDTVVEALRHSGIQNIVFTREPGGTPLAEKLRELVKQGIGDEVLTDKAELLMMYTSRVQLVENLIKPALSRGDWVVGDRHDLSSQAYQGGGRGIDNHLMTTLRDAVLGDFRPDFTLYLDISPEAGLKRARARGELDRIEKESLAFFERTRQRYIELAQADPTIVTIDASQSLDNVTASIQTAMYHWLESRK; from the coding sequence ATGACCAAAGGTAAATTCATTGTTATCGAAGGGCTAGAGGGTGCTGGTAAAACCACAGCTCGAGATACTGTTGTTGAGGCGCTACGTCATAGCGGTATTCAAAATATTGTTTTTACCCGTGAGCCAGGGGGAACTCCGCTGGCAGAGAAATTACGAGAATTGGTCAAGCAGGGGATTGGTGATGAGGTTTTGACCGATAAGGCAGAGCTTCTGATGATGTATACCTCACGCGTTCAGTTAGTTGAGAACCTGATTAAACCCGCATTAAGTCGGGGAGATTGGGTGGTAGGCGATCGTCACGATCTCTCTTCTCAAGCTTATCAAGGGGGGGGCCGGGGAATCGATAATCACTTGATGACAACCCTGAGAGATGCCGTGCTGGGAGATTTCCGCCCAGACTTTACGCTATATCTCGATATTTCACCGGAAGCCGGATTAAAACGCGCCAGAGCCCGTGGTGAGCTAGACCGTATCGAGAAGGAATCGTTGGCCTTTTTTGAACGAACCCGACAACGCTATATTGAATTGGCACAAGCGGATCCCACTATTGTGACGATTGATGCTTCTCAGTCATTAGATAACGTCACGGCTAGCATACAGACTGCGATGTACCATTGGCTGGAGAGCCGCAAGTGA
- the mltG gene encoding endolytic transglycosylase MltG has product MKKKILGIFAILILAGTAGVFAGYKWLQKYAETPLNIEQETYFTLPVGTGRVGLSQLLVDKKMIDEVRPFPWLLRVQPELGGFKAGTYQITPGMTLKQLLLLLRSGREAQFSIRFIEGTRMKDWIPLLANANFLQHTLNGLSDREIAEKLGIQDPEHPEGWLYPDTYNYTAETSDLAVLKRAYSRMKTSLDEAWAGKEENLPYKTPYEMLIMASIIEKETALDSERDKVASVFINRMRIGMKLQTDPTVIYGMGDQYNGNITRKDLTTPTEYNTYVIDRLPPTPIAMPGLASLKAAAHPAKTPYLYFVADGKGGHTFTTNLVSHNQAVQVYLKTLRAGQ; this is encoded by the coding sequence ATGAAGAAAAAAATTTTAGGGATCTTTGCAATATTAATACTGGCTGGTACTGCCGGTGTGTTTGCCGGGTATAAATGGCTACAGAAATATGCAGAGACCCCGCTGAATATTGAGCAGGAAACCTATTTTACGCTGCCAGTAGGAACCGGGCGGGTTGGCCTATCCCAACTGCTGGTTGATAAAAAAATGATTGATGAGGTTAGGCCTTTCCCATGGTTGCTGCGAGTGCAGCCAGAATTAGGGGGATTTAAGGCAGGCACCTACCAGATTACACCGGGAATGACATTAAAGCAGCTTTTACTGTTGTTGCGCTCCGGTCGTGAAGCGCAATTCTCGATTCGCTTTATTGAAGGTACCCGAATGAAGGACTGGATACCTCTGCTAGCTAATGCTAATTTTTTACAGCACACGCTGAATGGTTTGAGTGATAGAGAGATTGCGGAGAAGTTGGGAATTCAAGATCCGGAACACCCTGAAGGTTGGCTCTATCCTGATACCTATAATTACACGGCGGAAACCAGCGATCTTGCGGTATTGAAACGTGCCTATTCGCGGATGAAAACATCCCTTGATGAAGCATGGGCCGGCAAAGAAGAGAATCTCCCGTATAAGACACCGTATGAGATGCTGATCATGGCATCAATCATCGAGAAAGAGACGGCGTTAGACTCAGAAAGAGACAAAGTCGCATCAGTATTTATCAACCGGATGCGTATTGGTATGAAGCTACAGACTGACCCAACGGTTATTTATGGTATGGGTGATCAGTATAACGGCAATATTACCCGTAAAGACCTGACTACGCCGACTGAGTACAACACTTACGTAATTGATCGTTTACCACCAACACCCATTGCCATGCCGGGATTAGCCTCATTGAAAGCGGCTGCACATCCAGCAAAAACGCCTTATCTCTATTTTGTAGCTGATGGCAAAGGCGGGCATACATTTACCACTAATCTGGTAAGTCATAATCAGGCTGTACAGGTTTATCTTAAAACTTTACGCGCAGGACAATAG
- the fabF gene encoding beta-ketoacyl-ACP synthase II, with amino-acid sequence MSKRRVVVTGMGMLSPVGNTVETTWKALLAGQSGISLIDHFDTSAYATRFAGLVKGFDCEEYISRKDARKMDAFIQYGIAAGIQAMKDSGIEVTGENAPRIGAAIGSGIGGLGLIEENHSALMSGGPRKVSPFFVPSTIVNMIAGHLSIIYGLRGPSISIATACTSGVHNIGHAARIIAHNDADVMLAGGGEKASTPLGVGGFGAARALSTRNDNPQAASRPWDRDRDGFVLGDGAGIMVLEEYEHAKKRGAKIYAEIVGFGMSSDAYHMTSPPEDGAGAALAMENALRDANVTPSQVGYVNAHGTSTNAGDKAETQAVKTIFKEDAKRVLVSSTKSMTGHLLGAAGAVESIFSILALRDQAIPPTINLDNPDEGCDLDFVPHEARQVKGMEYVLCNSFGFGGTNGSVLFRKV; translated from the coding sequence GTGTCTAAGCGTCGAGTTGTAGTGACTGGAATGGGCATGTTATCCCCTGTCGGCAACACTGTAGAGACTACATGGAAGGCTCTCCTTGCCGGGCAGAGTGGTATCAGCCTAATAGACCATTTCGATACTAGCGCCTACGCAACGCGTTTTGCTGGTTTAGTTAAAGGTTTTGACTGTGAAGAGTACATTTCTCGCAAAGATGCTAGAAAAATGGACGCCTTTATTCAATACGGTATTGCTGCAGGCATTCAAGCCATGAAAGATTCCGGTATTGAAGTCACAGGAGAAAACGCACCACGCATTGGTGCGGCTATCGGTTCAGGTATCGGTGGCCTTGGCTTAATTGAAGAGAACCACAGCGCATTGATGTCTGGTGGTCCACGTAAAGTCAGTCCATTCTTTGTACCTTCAACCATTGTGAACATGATTGCTGGTCATCTATCTATTATTTATGGATTAAGAGGCCCAAGCATCTCTATTGCAACGGCATGTACATCTGGCGTGCATAACATTGGTCACGCAGCGAGAATTATCGCACATAATGATGCTGATGTGATGTTGGCAGGTGGTGGCGAAAAAGCCAGTACCCCTCTGGGAGTCGGTGGTTTTGGCGCTGCGCGTGCATTATCTACCCGTAACGATAATCCTCAGGCAGCTAGCCGCCCTTGGGACAGAGACCGTGATGGTTTCGTGCTGGGTGATGGTGCCGGTATTATGGTGCTGGAAGAGTATGAGCATGCCAAGAAACGTGGTGCAAAAATTTATGCTGAGATCGTTGGTTTTGGCATGAGCAGTGATGCTTATCATATGACATCACCACCGGAAGATGGCGCAGGGGCCGCGTTAGCGATGGAGAATGCGCTGCGTGATGCTAATGTGACGCCGTCACAAGTTGGTTATGTGAATGCTCACGGAACATCCACTAACGCAGGCGATAAAGCTGAAACGCAAGCGGTAAAAACCATTTTCAAAGAAGATGCGAAACGTGTATTGGTAAGCTCGACCAAATCGATGACGGGGCACTTGTTGGGTGCGGCCGGTGCAGTTGAATCTATTTTCTCTATCCTTGCTTTACGCGATCAGGCGATTCCGCCAACCATCAACTTGGATAACCCGGATGAAGGTTGTGATTTGGATTTCGTTCCTCATGAAGCGCGTCAGGTAAAAGGAATGGAGTATGTATTATGTAACTCATTTGGTTTTGGTGGTACTAACGGTTCAGTACTGTTCCGTAAAGTGTAA